A window of Polyodon spathula isolate WHYD16114869_AA chromosome 30, ASM1765450v1, whole genome shotgun sequence contains these coding sequences:
- the LOC121302776 gene encoding kelch-like protein 34 translates to MSYFLVVSRTHGETVLTQYQRLREEQLLFDIVLVADGTEFPAHRSLLACSSDYFRALFKDYMRESKASVIHLQAVSSTGLHHVLDFIYTSWLSLSAETLEDTLEAAGYLQVSEAIGLCSQYITNNLSLENCCFFANVASRFGLRDALSAANRYISRNLCRLPQCSSDSETQLDLNPESMMAVVGLDDMPRVTELQLLVLVLEWLKNNPLSVVHSNLLLGKIRYGLIPVEELTNLYSQNAVLQTAYIKSLVLKAMRYHSLSHQQPLSQCTQSTLRTRRSQVILLGGGTLRDGLVGEVLAFNPYLKTFRAITDLKRKVQNHCVCVVGNFLYVLGGEVVHVNDNEKLATTLVTNQVCRYDPRFNKWLETAGMIEKRATFSCCIVDDNIFAIGGRNGNNYSHSSVEVYDINTDKWEKVRDLPQKMHGHACTVYNDTIYISGGMHENHRESSKEVYSFNLLDGLWKKQAAMSIARFGHQMATVKAKIFAFLGMYEPFCDIEQYDPVENQWTRLRPVLYDRFCYGMAVIDNSVLMIGGKKWHDSQEVATQSVVEYDADRDSWKEVCKLPCPLYGLQCAVLQLLDVPHA, encoded by the coding sequence ATGAGTTATTTTCTGGTAGTTAGCAGAACACATGGAGAGACTGTACTGACGCAGTACCAGAGATTAAGAGAAGAGCAGTTACTGTTCGATATAGTGCTTGTTGCTGATGGCACGGAGTTCCCTGCTCACCGAAGTCTCCTTGCTTGCTCCAGTGATTATTTTCGAGCGCTCTTTAAGGATTACATGAGGGAGTCCAAGGCCAGCGTGATCCACCTGCAGGCCGTGTCCTCTACTGGGCTCCATCATGTGCTTGATTTCATCTACACCTCCTGGCTGTCCCTTTCTGCCGAGACTTTAGAGGACACCTTGGAGGCAGCCGGGTACCTGCAGGTCTCTGAAGCCATCGGGCTCTGCAGTCAGTACATCACCAACAACCTGAGCCTGGAGAACTGTTGCTTTTTCGCCAATGTTGCTTCCAGGTTTGGCCTTCGCGATGCACTCTCTGCTGCAAACAGATACATCAGCCGCAACCTGTGCAGGCTGCCCCAGTGCAGCTCGGACTCCGAAACACAGCTCGACCTGAACCCGGAGTCCATGATGGCGGTCGTGGGTTTGGATGACATgcccagagtcacagagctccagCTACTTGTTCTGGTGCTGGAGTGGCTGAAGAACAATCCGCTCTCCGTCGTTCACAGCAATCTGTTACTTGGCAAAATTAGGTACGGTCTCATCCCGGTGGAAGAGCTTACAAACCTTTACTCCCAAAATGCGGTGCTGCAGACTGCCTACATAAAGAGCCTGGTTTTAAAAGCAATGCGTTACCACTCCTTGAGCCATCAGCAGCCCCTGAGCCAGTGCACACAGAGCACCCTGCGGACCCGTAGGAGCCAGGTCATTCTGCTCGGGGGAGGAACCCTGAGAGACGGGCTTGTAGGTGAGGTTCTGGCTTTTAATCCATACCTCAAGACATTCAGAGCCATCACAGACCTCAAAAGGAAAGTTCAGAACCACTGTGTCTGTGTGGTTGGGAATTTTCTGTACGTGTTGGGAGGCGAGGTCGTCCACGTTAACGACAATGAGAAGCTGGCTACCACGCTGGTCACTAACCAGGTCTGTCGATACGATCCAAGGTTTAACAAATGGTTGGAGACTGCCGGGATGATCGAAAAAAGGGCAACATTTTCCTGCTGCATAGTAGACGACAACATATTTGCCATTGGTGGTAGGAATGGGAACAATTATTCGCATTCTTCAGTGGAGGTCTATGACATTAACACAGACAAATGGGAGAAAGTCAGAGACCTTCCACAAAAAATGCACGGCCACGCCTGCACCGTGTACAACGACACCATTTACATTTCTGGCGGCATGCATGAAAATCACAGGGAGAGCAGCAAAGAGGTGTACAGTTTCAATCTACTTGACGGGCTGTGGAAGAAACAAGCAGCCATGTCAATTGCACGCTTCGGGCACCAGATGGCGACAGTGAAGGCAAAGATCTTTGCGTTTTTAGGAATGTACGAACCCTTTTGTGATATAGAACAGTACGACCCAGTGGAAAACCAGTGGACGAGGTTACGCCCGGTGCTGTATGATCGGTTTTGCTACGGCATGGCTGTCATTGACAACAGCGTTTTAATGATTGGTGGAAAGAAGTGGCACGATTCTCAAGAAGTGGCTACCCAGAGCGTTGTTGAATACGATGCGGACCGCGATAGCTGGAAAGAAGTTTGTAAACTGCCCTGCCCTCTCTATGgattgcagtgtgctgtgctgcagcttcTAGATGTTCCACATGCTTAA
- the smpx gene encoding small muscular protein, giving the protein MSKQPSSNVRAIQANINIPMGAFRPGAGHPVKRRDDSVNIEEGASVTAEEKKQQLPDAKKGPGPAVDLSEIRNVKSELKLVTKVDE; this is encoded by the exons ATGTCCAAACAGCCCTCTTCAAACGTCAGAGCCATACAG GCGAACATCAATATCCCGATGGGGGCTTTCCGTCCCGGAGCTGGACATCCTGTGAAGAGAAGAGATGATTCAGTGAACATCGAGGAG GGCGCCTCTGTAACAGCGGAagagaagaagcagcagctgccGGACGCTAAGAAAGGCCCCGGGCCGGCTGTAGACCTCTCTGAGATCCGCAATGTGAAAAGCGAGCTCAAACTGGTCACCAAAGTGGATGAATAG